ATAGACTCATAACCAGAGATTAAGCTACCCACTACTCTAATTATGCTATCAACAAAAGCCATAATCGCCGCTATTGGAAACACTGCTAATACCAAACCAGTAAAGATAGTTTTACGAGTTAATCCATTAACTAAACCAAATTTAAATCCATCTTTAAACGTTGCAATACCTCCAACAAACATAAATATTGCTGTAGATAATTCCAAACCGTTTACTTGTATTCCACCAAAATTTAAAGCTTTAGATAAAAACGCAAGAACTAAAACGGTAAAGATTATTAAGTAATATATTGAAATAGAGTTTCTACTATCAGCAACCTGATACTTTATATATGTTTTTATTTTCATTGTTATTCACCATCCTTATTTGTTAAGTGCACAAATAATTTTTGCAAATCAATTTTAGATAATTCTAAACCCTGGGGAATAGATTCTTTAGAGATATTCTCTAGTACATACACAGATTTTAATCCACCTAGTACATCTTCACCTAAAGTATTTAAATTCTTTGTAAAACTATCTACCTGCTGAGCTGGACCTGTTATAGTAAAGCCTTGTGATAAGAGATTCTCCACTGTATCGGTTAACATTACTTTGCCCTCATCAATTATTATAACTTCCTCTATTATGTTGGCAGCCTCCTGAACTAAATGAGTAGACAATATAATTGTTTGCATATCTTTTGAGTACTTATTTATTAACTCTTTATAAAATAAATCTCGATGGTTTGCATCTAACCCTAAAACAGGTTCATCTAAAATTATAATGTCTGCATTACAAGCCAAAGAAATAATGATTTTATATATTGAAGAATAACCAGTAGATAACTCTTTAACTTTTTTATTTATGTTAAGATTAAATTTATGTGCTAACTCTAAAGCATAATTGTTATCAAACTTAGGATAAAAAGCTTTGCTCCATTCAAATAAGCTTTTAATTTTGCTTCCTTCTGGGTAATAACATTGCTCAACCATACAATAAATTCTGCCTTGAGCTTTATCATTTTCTACTACTGATTCTCCCTCTAATAATACATCTCCACTATTGCAAAATATTTTATTAGTTAAAATATTTAAGAGTGTTGTTTTGCCAGCTCCATTTCGACCTAACAAACCGTATATCTTGCCTTTCTCTAATTTAAGATTTATATTATTAAGCGCAACTACATTTTTATATGTTTTGGTAACATTTTTAAATTCTATAAAGCTCATATTACTCAGCCCTTTCTACCATTTGAATTATTTCTTTTTTAGATACACCAATTTTTCCTGCTTCTTGTAACAATGGTTTAACATAACTCTCAAAAAAAGTAATCTTCTTATATGTTTTTGAAACATTTAACTCTACAATGCTCATGTTACTCTGCCCTTTCCAGCATTTGTATTATTTCTTTTTTAGTAACACCAATTTTCTTGGCCTCATGTAGTAATGATTTCACATAATTCTCAAAAAAGATTACCTTTCTTTTATCTCTAATTTTTTTTGTTGCCCCTTGCCTAACAAACATGCCTATTCCCCGCTTTTTATATACAATATCATTATTAACCAACATATTTACACCTTTTAAAGCTGTTGCTGGGTTAATCTTATACCTAACTGATATCTCTGTTGTAGACGGTATTTTATTCTCTTCAGTATATATACCAGATAAAATTGCATCTTCTAATCCCTCAGCTAACTGCATATAAATAGGCTTATCACTTTCAAAATTTATTAGCATCTTACCGCCTCCTCTGTTAAACGGTTAACTACTTGTGTAACTAACTATATAACATAGCTAAATAATTGTCAACACTATTTCAATTTATTTATTTAAAATTAAAAAACAGATAAAGCTGTTTGGTAAACAGGGTATCTGCTTTTAGATATTATTATAATTAATATTGTTATTCAGTTACAATTAAAAGGTTCCCTTCTTTATCCCAGCCTACGGGTAATCCGTTTACTGAAAGCTGCTTTATTTTTTTTGTATTAATATTAAGTACCTTAATACTCTCATTTATCTTATTACTAAAAGCAACTCTCTCATTTGTAGCTAACCAACTAACTGCCTTTACCTTTTTTTTAAAACTATATACATTCTTGTTTTTTAAAAATGAAAATATACATTCTTTATTATATAAATTTTTATATAATAAATAGGTTTTAGTTGGCGATAATAAATTATTAAAGTTAAAGTCTAAAAAACTTCCATAGAGCACTGTTTTTTTACTATTATTAATAATATTTAGCTTAATTAATTTTTGATCTTCTTCAAATAAGATATTTTCGTTATCTAAAAAAAATATTTTAGGTTTATGTTCTTTTAAATAGTTTGTTTTAAGTTGAAATTCGTATTTTTGGCTTTTGCTTAAAATATCATATACCTTTACGTACGTACAGTTATTTTTATCAAAAATAAAAACAATGTTTTTTTCATCACTTGAAAAATCAGCAGCCAAAATATCCTCCTCATAACAAGATATTATCTCACCTTTTTTATTATAAATAGTGTCTTTATAAAAAAAATACTGGGAAGCAGAGCAAATTAAATTGCTTTGCGATTTTAACAAGCTGTACTTATTATTTTGCATTATTACTTGGTAATCTTCGCTGTTTAACAGGTTTAAGGATATGTTCATCATCTTATTGTCCTTTTGTAATTGTGCTAAAACATCGGTATAGATTAATTTATCTCCTTGATATGAAACTAAAGCTTGATCAATATTTAGGTTACCAGACACCGAATGAACCATATCACTCTCTTCATTATACTTAGCCAAAGAATTTCCTTTTACAAGCTTTAATACTAAACCCTCGTTATCTATTAAATAGGTGCCATCAAGATCTTTTGCCCCTGTTAAATTTAACTTTATAGGTGTTACTTCATCTTCTGTTTGTTTTAAAAACTGAATTACTAAGCTAGTTGCACTCTCCCACTCACAACTTACAGCATAATTACTCTTTATCACTGCTTTACTAATTAAAGCTGTTACAGAGCTTTTATGCATTGCTTTACTAAAAACATACCTTATTTTAGAGTCGTTTAGTAAAAATACATGCTGATTATCATTATTATGTATTTTTTCATAACGATTCAAAGGAGAAATTATTATTTTGTTCATTATGTAAACTTCATTAACTTT
This Clostridium sp. 'deep sea' DNA region includes the following protein-coding sequences:
- a CDS encoding ABC transporter ATP-binding protein, encoding MSFIEFKNVTKTYKNVVALNNINLKLEKGKIYGLLGRNGAGKTTLLNILTNKIFCNSGDVLLEGESVVENDKAQGRIYCMVEQCYYPEGSKIKSLFEWSKAFYPKFDNNYALELAHKFNLNINKKVKELSTGYSSIYKIIISLACNADIIILDEPVLGLDANHRDLFYKELINKYSKDMQTIILSTHLVQEAANIIEEVIIIDEGKVMLTDTVENLLSQGFTITGPAQQVDSFTKNLNTLGEDVLGGLKSVYVLENISKESIPQGLELSKIDLQKLFVHLTNKDGE
- a CDS encoding GntR family transcriptional regulator: MLINFESDKPIYMQLAEGLEDAILSGIYTEENKIPSTTEISVRYKINPATALKGVNMLVNNDIVYKKRGIGMFVRQGATKKIRDKRKVIFFENYVKSLLHEAKKIGVTKKEIIQMLERAE